The following proteins are co-located in the Tachysurus vachellii isolate PV-2020 chromosome 17, HZAU_Pvac_v1, whole genome shotgun sequence genome:
- the LOC132860392 gene encoding odorant receptor 131-2-like: MANASDPLTVVEMQTMRLDFTGERIFKMFLVVFTQSLFIYVNTVMLFTLRTKTIFRETPRYILFAHMLLNDTIHLVIALVLYILSSLYFMVVRAACAFIVLVSTSTFVNSPLNLAVMSLERYTAICFPLRHSELATPTRASAAVALVWVLGITDVLTDVCALFLLAEPSFYLSATVCTIKQLMVAPWQQGRSLTFKILLFIIVAIVLLYTYVAIVRQARIASTDTASAHKALQTVVLHALQLGLSLMSFLYEYIDYLLGSLPLSVYTQLRFLNFFIVLILPRCLSSLIYGLRDETFRPLFKQKFLYFTKKVVPLEAFRKQ; the protein is encoded by the coding sequence ATGGCCAACGCGTCTGACCCTTTGACTGTTGTTGAGATGCAGACCATGAGACTGGATTTTACAGGCGAGAGGATCTTTAAAATGTTCCTGGTGGTGTTCACACAATCCCTATTCATTTATGTTAACACTGTAATGCTTTTTACACTGCGCACAAAGACCATCTTCCGTGAGACACCACGCTACATCCTGTTTGCCCACATGCTCCTGAATGACACCATTCACCTGGTAATTGCCCTTGTGCTCTATATTCTCAGTTCCTTATACTTTATGGTGGTTCGTGCTGCTTGTGCCTTCATTGTGCTGGTATCTACATCAACATTTGTCAATTCACCACTCAACCTAGCTGTCATGTCCCTGGAGAGGTACACAGCCATCTGCTTCCCACTGCGACACAGTGAGCTGGCTACGCCAACACGAGCGAGTGCAGCTGTTGCGCTGGTCTGGGTTTTGGGCATCACTGATGTGCTAACTGATGTGTGTGCTCTCTTCCTCCTTGCAGAGCCATCCTTCTACTTGTCTGCTACAGTGTGTACCATCAAACAGCTGATGGTGGCACCCTGGCAACAGGGTAGGAGTTTGACGTTCAAAATTCTGCTCTTCATCATAGTAGCCATTGTGTTGCTCTACACATATGTGGCCATCGTACGGCAGGCCCGTATCGCCTCCACTGACACAGCTTCTGCCCACAAGGCCTTGCAAACTGTGGTACTGCATGCACTGCAGCTTGGTCTCTCACTCATGTCCTTCCTCTATGAGTATATAGATTACCTGCTGGGAAGCCTGCCACTCTCTGTATATACACAGTTGCGCTTTCTTAACTTCTTCATAGTGCTGATTCTGCCCCGCTGCCTCAGCTCTCTCATCTATGGACTGAGGGACGAGACCTTCAGACCACTGTTCAAACAGAAATTCCTGTACTTTACAAAGAAAGTTGTGCCTTTAGAGGCttttagaaaacaataa
- the b9d2 gene encoding B9 domain-containing protein 2: protein MAELHIIGQIIGASGFPQSSLFCKWGVHTGGAWRLLSGLKEGQTQVDIPQIGEMAYWSHPIDLHYSTKGLQGWPKLHLQVWHQDSFGRCQLYGYGYCHVPSSPGQHRLQCVTWRPVGTWQEQLAQMFVGGGLQLRSPDLIYSGADRYRLHTEAMGTVELELCVIQRHFERYGVET from the exons ATGGCAGAGCTACATATTATCGGGCAGATCATTGGGGCCAGCGGTTTCCCTCAGAGCAGTCTGTTCTGCAAGTGGGGTGTTCACACAG GAGGAGCATGGAGACTTTTGTCTGGCCTAAAGGAGGGACAGACACAAGTGGATATACCGCAGATAGGTGAAATGGCTTACTGGAGTCATCCTATTGATTTACATTACTCCACTAAAGGCCTTCAAG GTTGGCCAAAACTTCATTTACAGGTCTGGCATCAGGACTCTTTTGGCAGATGTCAGCTGTACGGTTATGGCTACTGCCATGTGCCCTCCAGCCCCGGGCAGCACCGGCTGCAGTGTGTGACATGGAGGCCAGTGGGCACCTGGCAGGAACAGCTGGCTCAGATGTTTGTAGGTGGAGGCCTTCAGCTTCGCTCTCCAGACCTCATTTACAGTGGAGCAGATAGATACAGGCTTCATACAGAGGCTATGGGCACAGTAGAACTGGAACTGTGTGTCATTCAGCGGCATTTTGAGCGATATGGCGTAGAGACATGA
- the tgfb1b gene encoding transforming growth factor beta-1 proprotein isoform X1 produces the protein MLISSERKNNTSVTPVWMMRAQNLLLALLCMMGCVGYCGTLSTCKPLNLELVKRKRIEAIRGQILSKLRLAKEPEDDDKGERDEVPAEVLSVYNSTVELNEELIQANNTVESPDAEEEAYYAKEVHKFTMNNFTNNMVMLFNVTEMRDVLGLERMVSQAELRLLIRDPRFAPGNEERLELYQGAGDKARYLDSHFITNELNGKWISFDVTKTVKNWLHNPEAEKALQLKLPHGCGESEKIPYISGTSTDRLDTAVLQTKMKKPHILVMSLPEERVRHLSSRRKRQATGDAVCSEQSDVCCVRRLYIDFRKDLGWKWIHEPSGYYANYCIGSCSFVWNAENKYSQVLALYKHHNPGASAQPCCVPQVLDPLPILYYVGRQHKASIITLNTAVHWRIFTYL, from the exons ATGTTG ATTTCTTCAGAGCGTAAAAACAACACCTCCGTAACACCAGTGTGGATGATGAGGGCACAAAATTTGCTGTTGGCACTGCTGTGCATGATGGGATGTGTGGGCTACTGTGGTACTTTATCAACCTGCAAACCCCTGAACCTGGAGCTGGTGAAAAGGAAGCGCATCGAGGCCATCCGTGGACAGATCCTCAGCAAACTACGGCTGGCCAAAGAGCCAGAAGACGATgacaaaggagagagagatgaggtgCCTGCTGAGGTCCTGTCTGTCtacaacagcactgtggagtTAAACGAGGAGCTGATACAAGCCAACAATACTGTGGAATCTCCTGATGCAGAGGAGGAGGCATACTATGCCAAGGAGGTTCATAAGTTTACCATGAATAATT ttacgAATAATATGGTGATGCTGTTTAACGTCACTGAAATGAGAGACGTTTTGGGCTTAGAACGTATGGTTTCCCAGGCTGAGCTCCGTCTTCTGATCAGGGATCCTCGATTTGCTCCTGGCAATGAAGAGAGGTTAGAGCTTTATCAAGGGGCCGGGGATAAGGCTCGCTACCTGGATTCACATTTCATCACCAACGAATTAAACGGCAAATGGATATCCTTTGACGTGACAAAGACTGTAAAAAACTGGCTTCACAATCCTG AGGCAGAAAAAGCATTACAGTTGAAGTTACCTCATGGATGTGGGGAGAGTGAAAAGATACCATATATTTCAG GCACATCCACTGATAGATTAGACACAGCTGTTCTACAAACCAAAATGAAAAAGCCACACATTCTGGTAATGTCACTTCCTGAAGAGCGTGTACGTCATCTCAGCTCGCGGAGGAAACGGCAAGCTACAGGAGATGCAGTTTGTTCTGA ACAGTCAGATGTTTGCTGTGTGAGAAGACTTTATATAGACTTCCGTAAAGACCTGGGATGGAAATGGATACACGAACCTTCTGGCTACTATGCAAACTACTGTATCGGCTCCTGTTCCTTTGTCTGGAACGCGGAAAATAAGTACTCACAG GTTCTGGCGCTGTATAAACATCACAATCCTGGAGCATCGGCTCAACCCTGCTGTGTGCCACAGGTCCTGGATCCTTTACCCATCCTGTACTATGTGGGGAGACAACATAAGGCCAGTATAATAACATTAAACACTGCAGTACATTGGAGAATATTTACCTACttgtaa
- the tgfb1b gene encoding transforming growth factor beta-1 proprotein isoform X2 encodes MMRAQNLLLALLCMMGCVGYCGTLSTCKPLNLELVKRKRIEAIRGQILSKLRLAKEPEDDDKGERDEVPAEVLSVYNSTVELNEELIQANNTVESPDAEEEAYYAKEVHKFTMNNFTNNMVMLFNVTEMRDVLGLERMVSQAELRLLIRDPRFAPGNEERLELYQGAGDKARYLDSHFITNELNGKWISFDVTKTVKNWLHNPEAEKALQLKLPHGCGESEKIPYISGTSTDRLDTAVLQTKMKKPHILVMSLPEERVRHLSSRRKRQATGDAVCSEQSDVCCVRRLYIDFRKDLGWKWIHEPSGYYANYCIGSCSFVWNAENKYSQVLALYKHHNPGASAQPCCVPQVLDPLPILYYVGRQHKASIITLNTAVHWRIFTYL; translated from the exons ATGATGAGGGCACAAAATTTGCTGTTGGCACTGCTGTGCATGATGGGATGTGTGGGCTACTGTGGTACTTTATCAACCTGCAAACCCCTGAACCTGGAGCTGGTGAAAAGGAAGCGCATCGAGGCCATCCGTGGACAGATCCTCAGCAAACTACGGCTGGCCAAAGAGCCAGAAGACGATgacaaaggagagagagatgaggtgCCTGCTGAGGTCCTGTCTGTCtacaacagcactgtggagtTAAACGAGGAGCTGATACAAGCCAACAATACTGTGGAATCTCCTGATGCAGAGGAGGAGGCATACTATGCCAAGGAGGTTCATAAGTTTACCATGAATAATT ttacgAATAATATGGTGATGCTGTTTAACGTCACTGAAATGAGAGACGTTTTGGGCTTAGAACGTATGGTTTCCCAGGCTGAGCTCCGTCTTCTGATCAGGGATCCTCGATTTGCTCCTGGCAATGAAGAGAGGTTAGAGCTTTATCAAGGGGCCGGGGATAAGGCTCGCTACCTGGATTCACATTTCATCACCAACGAATTAAACGGCAAATGGATATCCTTTGACGTGACAAAGACTGTAAAAAACTGGCTTCACAATCCTG AGGCAGAAAAAGCATTACAGTTGAAGTTACCTCATGGATGTGGGGAGAGTGAAAAGATACCATATATTTCAG GCACATCCACTGATAGATTAGACACAGCTGTTCTACAAACCAAAATGAAAAAGCCACACATTCTGGTAATGTCACTTCCTGAAGAGCGTGTACGTCATCTCAGCTCGCGGAGGAAACGGCAAGCTACAGGAGATGCAGTTTGTTCTGA ACAGTCAGATGTTTGCTGTGTGAGAAGACTTTATATAGACTTCCGTAAAGACCTGGGATGGAAATGGATACACGAACCTTCTGGCTACTATGCAAACTACTGTATCGGCTCCTGTTCCTTTGTCTGGAACGCGGAAAATAAGTACTCACAG GTTCTGGCGCTGTATAAACATCACAATCCTGGAGCATCGGCTCAACCCTGCTGTGTGCCACAGGTCCTGGATCCTTTACCCATCCTGTACTATGTGGGGAGACAACATAAGGCCAGTATAATAACATTAAACACTGCAGTACATTGGAGAATATTTACCTACttgtaa
- the cbr1l gene encoding carbonyl reductase 1-like — protein sequence MSTKVAVVTGANKGIGLAIVKGLCKAGYSGDVLLTARNEALGKEALELVKAEGFQNVVFHKLNICDQSSCLALGKFLKDKYGGLDVLINNAGIAYKANATEPFGEQAEVTMRTNFWGTLWVCRALFPLLRPNARVVNVSSFVSKRSLDKCSPELQAKLRRTDLSEEELCSLMGDFVTAAQIGAHEAQGWPDTAYGTTKIGVTVLSRIQARVLNETRPSDGILLNACCPGWVRTDMAGSNATKSTEEGAETPVYLALLPEGVKEPHGQLVWDKTVQEW from the exons ATGTCTACAAAGGTCGCTGTAGTCACGGGAGCCAACAAAGGCATCGGACTGGCCATAGTGAAGGGACTTTGTAAGGCAGGGTACAGCGGTGATGTTCTCCTGACCGCTCGCAATGAGGCGCTGGGAAAGGAGGCGCTCGAGCTGGTGAAAGCTGAGGGTTTCCAAAATGTCGTCTTCCATAAACTCAATATCTGCGACCAAAGCAGTTGCCTGGCGCTTGGAAAGTTTCTGAAGGATAAATACGGAGGCCTGGACGTGCTCATCAACAACGCGGGAATCGCTTACAAAG CGAACGCCACTGAGCCGTTTGGGGAACAGGCTGAAGTCACCATGCGCACCAACTTTTGGGGGACACTGTGGGTGTGTCGTGCTCTGTTCCCACTGCTCAGGCCTAATGCTCGTGTGGTCAATGTGTCCAGTTTTGTCAGCAAGCGGTCTCTGGATAAATGTAGCCCAGAACTTCAGGCAAA GTTGAGAAGAACAGACCTGTCTGAGGAGGAGCTTTGCTCACTGATGGGGGACTTTGTTACTGCTGCACAGATTGGAGCTCATGAGGCTCAGGGCTGGCCGGACACTGCTTATGGTACCACCAAG ATTGGAGTGACTGTTCTTTCAAGGATCCAGGCACGGGTTCTTAATGAAACTAGACCCAGTGATGGCATCCTTCTCAATGCCTGTTGCCCAGGCTGGGTTAGAACAGATATGGCCGGTTCAAATGCCACCAAGAGTACAGAGGAAGGAGCGGAAACTCCAGTGTACCTGGCATTGTTGCCAGAAGGAGTCAAGGAGCCACATGGACAGTTAGTTTGGGACAAAACTGTGCAAGAATGGTAG